The stretch of DNA GGCCCCGAGCTTGGAAAGGGGAACGAATTTGAAGGCAGAGACAGCTGTGCATTTGAGCAAGCTGCAGCCTGGGTCCCTGCCACTTGCACGATGGGCCCCGCAGGCCACAAGTCCGGAATTGTGGCCGATTTGAGTCCTCTGCTCTGCCCAGGACTCTCACTAGCACTGATGTGGGAGCCCTGACAGCCACATCTGGCTTCCAGTGCCCActggagggcagggtgggggaggTGCCCAGAGGGATTGTGGCATGTGGCCCTGCTGGCTGGGAACAAGGGCTGCTCATGCCCTTGGCTAATGGGCACATCGGGGACCCTCATCCTAGTTCActgccctcccctctcctcacCAGGACGCTCGCAGGGCCATCCACCCCCAAGACACTGATGGGCCCTGTGTCAGGGCTGAAGTTCCAGGTGGACCGCAGCACAGGAGTCAGGGAGGGGGTGTGCAGGAGCGTGAATACGTGTGTGTGCGCAGGAGGGAGTGGACACTTATGTGTGCAGCAGTGTGAACGCGTGTGCAGGAGGGAGAGTGGACGTGTGTCTGCAGGAGGGTGAACACATGCGTGTGTGGAGGGAGCGTGGAAGTGTGTATGTGGAGTGGGAACACATATGTGTACAGGAGTGGACACGTGTGTGGAGTGTTAACACGTGTGTATGCAGGAGGGAGAGGacgtgtgtgtgtggagtgttaACGCATGTGTATACAGGAGaggacgtgtgtgtgtgcatgagggaGAGCTGACGTGTGTATGCAGGAGGGAGAGTGGACACgggtgtgtgtgcaggagggagagtggacacgggtgtgtgtgcaggagggagagtggacatgtgtgtgtgcaggagggagagtggacacgggtgtgtgtgcaggagggAGAGTGGACACGGGTGTGTGCAGGAGGGAGAgtggacatgtgtgtgtgtgtgcaggagggagagtggacatgtgtgtgtgtgtgcaggagggagagtggacatgtgtgtgtgtgtgcaggagggagagtggacacgggtgtgtgtgcaggagggagagtggacatgtgtgtgtgcaggagggaGAGTGGACACGGGTGTGTGCAGGAGGGAGTGGACACgggtgtgtgtgcaggagggagagtggacacgggtgtgtgtgcaggagggagagtggacattgtgtgtgtgtgcaggagggagagtggacacgggtgtgtgtgcaggagggagagtggacatgtgtgtgtgcaggagggagagtggacatgtgtgtgtgtgtgcaggagggagagtggacattgtgtgtgtgtgcaggagggaGAGTGGACACGGGTGTGTGCAGGAGGGAGAGTGGacatgggtgtgtgtgcaggagggagagtggacacgggtgtgtgtgcaggagggagagtggacatgtgtgtgtgcaggagggaGAGTGGACATGGGTGTGTGCAGGAGGGAGAgtggacatgtgtgtgtgtgtgcaggagggagagtggacacgggtgtgtgtgcaggagtgtgGACATGCGCATGTGTGCAGGAGGGACAGTGGACACTGCAGGAGTGTGAACACGTGTGCAGGATtgtggacatgtgtgtgtgtgtgtgtgcaggagggagagtgaacatgcatgtgtgtgcatgcacgtgcagGCATCTTTGTGAGGCCACAGGGCACTGAGCATAGCTGGAAACCAGCTCGTAACCCAGTGCTCAGAGCCCCACAGCTCAGCTGCTTCCAGAGGGAGCCTGGAAGCTGAGCCTGGAGATTGGGGTGGCCCACCCAATAGAGGTGGCAGCGGGTGGGGAACCAAGGTGGGGTGCCAGTAAGTGATGGCACTTAGGCAGGAGATGACCCTGGGACAGAACCTTGATCAAGGACCTGACCCTCTCCTGCTACCTCCTAACCTGCCCCAACCCTTCTCAGGTGCGCAGGCTCCCCAAGGCCCGCCCACTGGGTGCCCCTGCCTCTGTCTAGGTGAGCAGGGAAGAGCCCACAGGGGCCCTCTACTAACCAAGTCCATCCACCCACAGGTGCCCCTGCTGATGACACCGCCACCGCCACCATTCCCCCCACCTCCACTGTTGGCCACACACTCCCTAGAGGATGGAAGAAGAGGAGGCCTGGGGCCTGGGAACCCCACCAATGAGTGCACAGCCCCAGGTGGGCCGGCTGGGGCAGGGGCCTGGGAGTGGGTGCCACTGGCCTCCCCTCCGGGGTCCTGGATCCGTGGGGAAGTCTGCAGGCAGCCGGGCACCAGGTCACCCTCCCTTCCCAGTTGCTTCTGGGTTTCCTTTACTGTCCTTGTTGCTGTGTAAAGGTGAGGATTAGCATTTTCCGTGGTGGGCACTTAGAGTCACAGCAACTTGTCCAGGGGTAAAGGAAGGGAGACCGGCTGGTTGGGCCCAGGCACCTTGTGGATGGGCTGCTGTCCCCAGATCCCAGCATGCCTTGCAGGCACGGGCTAGTAGGGCAGGGGACGGTCCTCACACTGCAGGCCACCGCCATTAGGGGACTGTGTCCAGCGTTGATCGGAATGGAATGGGAATGGAACAGCACAAAAACGTCAGCAGGTGCCGCAGGTAGTGAGGGTGAGCTTCCAACACAGGCCCCGCCGAGGCCCTGTGCTCACATGCGGGAGTATGTGTATCtgttctgtgtctgtgtttctgtgtgattGTGTGTATGTGATTGTGTCTGTTAGTGattgtgtttgtatgtgtttgtgttctgtgtttctgtgattgtgtgactgtgtctgtgtgtgtttatgtgtatatgatgtatctgtgtgtccatgattgtgtctgcatgtgtctgtgtgtgtaattGTATGTTATTGTGTCTGTatggtgtctgtgtgtgattgtgtctgtgtgttgttatatctgtgtatctgtgtgtgattgtgtctgttctgtgtatgtttctgtgATTGTGTCTGTGGTTGTATCTGTGTGATTGTGACTGATTCTGcctgtgtgtgattgtgtgtgtctgtgtgccatTGTGTCTGTGTGGGACTGTGTATAtgattgtgtctgtgtgtgtatgtgattgtgtgtgactgtgactgtatgtctctgtgtgtgattGTGTTTGTGACTATGTGTGTGATTGtgactgtgtatatgtgtgtgattgtgtCGGTGTCTGCCTGGCTGTGATGCAGATGTGTTCTTCACATAAGGTTGACACCGAAGTGTGTGTTTGCATCGGGGCAGGGAGCATTGCGGGCAGCTCTGGGTCCTGCAGAGTTGCGTTAGGAGCCCGTGACCTCTAGGCCTCGAGCCCTTCCCAGCTCCTCTCCTGCTGCACGAGGGGCTGTGAGATGGCCCAGGGGTGTGCCTCAGACTCTCCCATCTACCAGGCTTGGGCTGGCCCCAGTGACTCCAGTGAAGCCCCTGAGGCCTTCTGATGCAGGGTGGGCTGGAGTCTTAGCTGGTTCAGGAGGCTGGTTCTGCCCTCAGGCCTGGATCCCTGAGGCTCTGCATCTCTGCTCCCCAGCCTTTGCCCTTTCTGCAACTCCCCCTTCTTCTCAGCAGCTTCGTCCctccaccttgcctggcctggccatACTGACCAGCCTCTTCCCAGAGAGCAGATGAGCAGCCCAGCCCCTCCGAGGATCACCACCAAAGCCACGACCCACCCCATGGTGCGTCCCCCACCCCTGCATCCCTGTCTCCCAGGGCCCCCAGCCAGCCTCCATCCCCATCCTCTTGGTGGATGTGCTGGGGGGCCCAGAGAAGCCCCCCAGCACAGCCAGGCCTTTCCCTGAAGGGTGGACACCAGGCTGCCTGCGTCACTCCACTGCTCTCAACCACACCCTGAATTCTGAGGAGATGGGAGAGTCAGGGCTATGGCAGCTGTCCCCCCACCACGGAAATGCAGAGACCCTTCTCTGTCATCCCAGAGGGTTGCAGTGGCCCAAGCCCCTCTCCCCGACCTCTGAGCTCAGGGGTGCTCTGTGGCCACTTGGAGTGCAGAGATCGCGGCAGCCATCCATGGGCAGGGGCCCACTGCCACTGTCCTCCTCCTCAAGGCTTCGGCCAGCCTGGACCAGTGGAAGggtcctgctcctcctccccaccctctcctggGCACCAGGCCCTTAGAAACCCAGCCCAGCCTTTCCCTGAGAGACTCCTGCAGATTCTCAAGCACAGACGTTCGGTGGGAGTCCGGGCAGTGCTGCATGGCACTGCCCTTCCTGGAGAGCTGGCGTGTGCCCAGCACACGGAAGCCTCTGACAAGTGCTGTACCACAGGACTGGCTGCCTCTTTGTCCATGTAGCTGTGCCCAGATCAAGTTTGCCCAGGGACATGCAGCATCTGCTGGCCTTGTATCGGAGGCGGAGAGGGGTCTCTAGTTTCATTTCTCTGCCAACAATCCCCTGACACacaccctgcccctgcccccacctcggGTCCCTCCCCTCAGAGGCCTCATTCTTAAGCTGGAGACGAGGGGGTGGGGTGCTGTCCACGGACCCCACTGTGCCTCCTCTCAGAGCGCCCTGTTAGCGTGCCCTGGGCTGAGCCAACTCTCCACACCCTCTCAGATCTTCCCACCACGCGGGGTCTGGGTCCTCTCCAGGCCTGTGTGACCCAACCCCGTCTGCGCAGGGGACAGAGACGGCGCTGGCAGGGGATGCCCCAGATGGCCTGGCCTCACTGAAGCTGGACAGGCTGCCCTCAGGCGACATCGACGGGCTGGTGCCCACTCGGGATGAGCGCGGCCGGCCCATCCCCGAGTGGAAGCGGCAGGTAATGGTGCGGAAGCTGCAGGCGCGCCTGGGCACGGAGAGCGCTGCGGAGGCCCAGGTAGGCCCTGggaaggggcagggtggggcGAGGCCTTTTCAAGGCAGGTGGAAGTGGAAGTCAGGGTGTCCAGAGCCCAGACCTGAATCCAAGACCCAGGGGCCCTTCTCCTCTGTGGCCTTGGCTGTTGCTTCCACCAGAGGATGAAGCGAACCAGACCAGAGGACTCTGAGCAGAGCCCCTTCCCCTGCTCTGGAGGCATGGGTCCCATGTAGCCTTCTAGCAGGGAAGATGGTGGTTCACGGGCAGGTGCTGGCAGGTGTGTGGGCAATTCCCACTGCTGTGGAGAAAGCAAAGCATTTGAAGGGCTATGATATATGGGTGCTTAGGGGGCCCCTCCAGGGATGTAGCCTTGAGCAGGGGCCAGAAGGAAGAGAGGGGGAGCCCTGTGGGAATTTGGGGCAAGCACCGCCTAGTtagagggaacagccagtgcaacGTCCTGAGCCTGGCTGATctagggaggagcaggagggggcACCCAGGCGAGGAGTGGGGTGCCTGAGTTTGGAGAGGAACCTGGCTGGTATGACTGCACCTCTGTGAGGCTGAGGAGCCACTGAGAATCTGAGCAGAGAAGAGCTGTGGTTTGGATTTAACAGGCTTGCTGGCTGCTGTGCACACAGTTCAGGAATTGTACCCTCAGAGGCCTACGATTTTGTCAGGACAGTGAGTTCTGCACCCCTTGGTCTAGTGCTACGATGTCCAGCACAGTCatgtagccacatgtggccatttacattaattaaaatgtaaggAGAGTGAAAGTCCTGCCCCTCCGTCGCACCAGCTGCTTATCATTTCTTTAGCCACAGGGGGCTCCTGGCTGCTGGAATACAGCCCCTCTCCATCGTCGCAGGATTGTGGGACAGCCCCGTCTGAGGGCCCAGCCTGTCCTTGCTTTTTGGGCTGGGAGCCACAGGGCCTGAGGGCCGCAGGGTTCAGAGCAGAGCAAGACTGGAGCTGAGCAGGTTGGAGGGTCTGCCCTAGCTGGGAAGTCCCTTGAAGTCTTATCTTGGGGCAAGATCAGAGAGGCTCTGCAGAGACGCTGAGAACTCAGGGACTTGGAGGCTGGGCGGGCTGCTGGCAGGTAGGCAGGCTgatggtgggtgggtggactGACGGCGGGCGGGGGGAGACTGATGATGGGTGAGTGGACTGATGACAGGGCGGGGGGCTGATGGCAGGCAGGGGTGCTGATGGTGGGTGGGGGCCTGATGGCGGGTGAGGGGTGCTGATGGCGGGTGAGGGGTGCTGATGGCGGGTGGGCGGGCTGATGGTGGGTGGGGGTGCTGATGATGGGTAGGTGGGCTGATGGGGGGCAGGGTGGACTGATGGCAGGGTCAGGGGGCTGATGGCAGGTGGGTGGGCTGATAGCAGGTGGGTGGGCTGATGGGGGGTGAGGGGGCTGCTGATGGTGGGTGGGCAGGCTAAGGGGCTCAAGATATGGGCTTGGGCACAGCCTGGCAAAGGCTGGGAGTCCCTGTTGGGTCCTGGGGGTTGACACAGTTTGGGACAACAGATGTTTATTGGGCAGCAGGAATGGATGGGGTGGCAGGGGTGCAGACTAGAGTGGCTGAGCTGCCTTCCCCCAGAGCTGCTGTTCAAACACAGAAAGCTCCACATTTGGTCGGAAGGGGCAGGGAGGCCCTGACCATGAAACCTGGAGCAGATGTGGGGAGATGAGGAAGACTGCggaggaggcagggcaggggcaCCTCCACCCTTTGAGAGGAAACCAGCCTTCCCTGAGCCTGCAGCTCTGGACTGGGGCCAGCCACCCTGGGAGCTGGTGTCCAGCAGCCCTGGCCCTGCTCACCCTGCCCTTCCTGTGCCCAGGTTGACAGTGGCAGCTCTGGCCCTGTGCAGCAAGCGTCCTGGAGGTACTCGCAAACCCACCAGGCCATCCTGGGCCCCTTTGGGGAGCTACTGACCGAGGACGACCTGGTCTACCTGGAGAAGCAGATTGCGGACCTGCAGCTCCGGCGCCGCTGTCAGGAGTATGAGAGTGAGCTGGGCCGGCTGGCAGCTGAGCTGCAGGCCCTGCTGCCCGAGCCCCTGGTCAGCATCACGGTCAACAGCCACTTCCTGCCCCGGGCACCCGGAGTGGAGGCCGAGGAGGCCCCCACCCTGTCGGCTGAGTCTGCGTGCTCTGCGGAGGCCTCAGAGGTGGCCCCCGGGGGGCAGCCCCTGCCCTTCTGGTGCAGCCACATCTCCCGCCTGGTGCGCAGCCTGTCCCTGCTGTTGAAGGGCGTGCACGGGCTAGTGCAGGGGGATGAGAAGCCAGCCACCCAGCCCCTGCGGGACACCTGCAGGGAGGCCTCGGCCAGCCCACCTTGGAGCGAGGCCCAGCGCCAGATCCAGGAGTCGGGGGTGTCTGTGCGGACGCTGCGGGGCAACTTCGAGTCGGCCTCTGGCCCACTCTGTGGCTTCAACCCTGGCCCCTGCGAGCCAGGAGCCCAGCCCAGGCAGTGCCTGAGTGGCTGCTGGAAAGCCCTGCCTAAGCCCCGCAGTGTCCCAGCTTTGGGGCAGCCCAGGCCTGGCGACACAGAGGAGGCCAGCGACTCCGGCATCAGCTGCGAGGAGGTGCCATCAGAGGTGGGTGTCGCGGCCAGCCAGGACCCGGCCAGCTTGCGCAAGGAGCGCATCGTTATGCTCTTCCTCAGCCACTGGAGGAGGTCGGCCTACACGCCGGCCCTCAAGACTGCGGCCTACAGGACTCTAGAAGCCCGCCACACAGGGTCTCAGGGCCGGGAGGCCACCAGGAGCCCTGGGCCACCCTCTCCACCCAGCCAGGGCCCCCGGCTGGGCCACCTGTGGCAGCAGCGCAGCACCATCACCCACCTGCTGGGCAACTGGAAGGCCATCATGGCTCATGTGCCCGCCCGGCAGCTGCGACGGCTGAGCCGGCGGCCCCGTGGGGCCCTGTCCCCCGAGCAGTTCCTGCCCCACGTGGACGGGGCTCCCGTGCCCTACAGCAGCCTCTCACTGGACCTCTTCATGCTGGGCTACTTCCAGCTCCTGGAGTGCAATCTGCCAGCTGAGGAGCGCAAGGCGCGCCACCTGCTCTGCTTCGAAGTCTTCGAGCACCTGGGCACCCACGGCTGGGAGGCTGTGCGCACCTTCCACAAGGCCGTGACCGATGAGGTGGCTGCTGGCCGTCGGGCCTGGACTGACGGCTTCGAGGACATCAAAGCCCGCTTCTTCGGCTCCAGCCAGGGTCCCGCCTGGGACTCAGAGCCTGGCCGAAAGTCAGGACTGACACCGCTTGGGCCCCTGCCGCACGCTGCTGTCCCCTGCAGCGGCCCCAAGCCCGCATTACAGCGGCTGGGGACCCGCTCCCAGCGGGGCAGCTTCAACTGCGAGGACATCTGCGGCTACATCGACCGGAGCTTTGCCTTCTGGAAG from Callithrix jacchus isolate 240 chromosome 6, calJac240_pri, whole genome shotgun sequence encodes:
- the ESPNL gene encoding espin-like protein isoform X3; amino-acid sequence: MEEQQALVAAKDGDVATLERLLEAGALGPGITDALGAGLVHHATRAGHLDCVKFLVQRAKLPGNQRAHNGATPAHDAAATGSLAELCWLVREGGCGLQDQDASGVSPLHLAARFGHPVLVEWLLHEGHSATLETREGALPLHHAAVSGDLTCLKLLTAAHGSGVNRRTRSGASPLYLACQEGHLHLAQFLVKDCGADVHLRALDGMSALHAAAARGHYSLVVWLVTFTDIGLTARDNEGATALHFAARGGHTPILDRLLLMGTPVLRDSWGGTPLHDAAENGQMECCQTLVSHHVDPSLRDEDGYTAADLAEYHGHRDCALYLREMAQPVPLLMTPPPPPFPPPPLLATHSLEDGRRGGLGPGNPTNESASSLHLAWPGHTDQPLPREQMSSPAPPRITTKATTHPMGTETALAGDAPDGLASLKLDRLPSGDIDGLVPTRDERGRPIPEWKRQVMVRKLQARLGTESAAEAQVDSGSSGPVQQASWRYSQTHQAILGPFGELLTEDDLVYLEKQIADLQLRRRCQEYESELGRLAAELQALLPEPLVSITVNSHFLPRAPGVEAEEAPTLSAESACSAEASEVAPGGQPLPFWCSHISRLVRSLSLLLKGVHGLVQGDEKPATQPLRDTCREASASPPWSEAQRQIQESGVSVRTLRGNFESASGPLCGFNPGPCEPGAQPRQCLSGCWKALPKPRSVPALGQPRPGDTEEASDSGISCEEVPSEVGVAASQDPASLRKERIVMLFLSHWRRSAYTPALKTAAYRTLEARHTGSQGREATRSPGPPSPPSQGPRLGHLWQQRSTITHLLGNWKAIMAHVPARQLRRLSRRPRGALSPEQFLPHVDGAPVPYSSLSLDLFMLGYFQLLECNLPAEERKARHLLCFEVFEHLGTHGWEAVRTFHKAVTDEVAAGRRAWTDGFEDIKARFFGSSQGPAWDSEPGRKSGLTPLGPLPHAAVPCSGPKPALQRLGTRSQRGSFNCEDICGYIDRSFAFWKEKEAEMFNFGE
- the ESPNL gene encoding espin-like protein isoform X2; translated protein: MSALHAAAARGHYSLVVWLVTFTDIGLTARDNEGATALHFAARGGHTPILDRLLLMGTPVLRDSWGGTPLHDAAENGQMECCQTLVSHHVDPSLRDEDGYTAADLAEYHGHRDCALYLREMAQPVPLLMTPPPPPFPPPPLLATHSLEDGRRGGLGPGNPTNECTAPASSLHLAWPGHTDQPLPREQMSSPAPPRITTKATTHPMGTETALAGDAPDGLASLKLDRLPSGDIDGLVPTRDERGRPIPEWKRQVMVRKLQARLGTESAAEAQVDSGSSGPVQQASWRYSQTHQAILGPFGELLTEDDLVYLEKQIADLQLRRRCQEYESELGRLAAELQALLPEPLVSITVNSHFLPRAPGVEAEEAPTLSAESACSAEASEVAPGGQPLPFWCSHISRLVRSLSLLLKGVHGLVQGDEKPATQPLRDTCREASASPPWSEAQRQIQESGVSVRTLRGNFESASGPLCGFNPGPCEPGAQPRQCLSGCWKALPKPRSVPALGQPRPGDTEEASDSGISCEEVPSEVGVAASQDPASLRKERIVMLFLSHWRRSAYTPALKTAAYRTLEARHTGSQGREATRSPGPPSPPSQGPRLGHLWQQRSTITHLLGNWKAIMAHVPARQLRRLSRRPRGALSPEQFLPHVDGAPVPYSSLSLDLFMLGYFQLLECNLPAEERKARHLLCFEVFEHLGTHGWEAVRTFHKAVTDEVAAGRRAWTDGFEDIKARFFGSSQGPAWDSEPGRKSGLTPLGPLPHAAVPCSGPKPALQRLGTRSQRGSFNCEDICGYIDRSFAFWKEKEAEMFNFGE
- the ESPNL gene encoding espin-like protein isoform X1, which produces MHVSDLDPGSPEKDRRIGQSGYTAAWGRRPHSSSWKDHGKLVRHGQGRVVVTSTQRVLGSATSRDWPSKPSLPCSGVNRRTRSGASPLYLACQEGHLHLAQFLVKDCGADVHLRALDGMSALHAAAARGHYSLVVWLVTFTDIGLTARDNEGATALHFAARGGHTPILDRLLLMGTPVLRDSWGGTPLHDAAENGQMECCQTLVSHHVDPSLRDEDGYTAADLAEYHGHRDCALYLREMAQPVPLLMTPPPPPFPPPPLLATHSLEDGRRGGLGPGNPTNECTAPASSLHLAWPGHTDQPLPREQMSSPAPPRITTKATTHPMGTETALAGDAPDGLASLKLDRLPSGDIDGLVPTRDERGRPIPEWKRQVMVRKLQARLGTESAAEAQVDSGSSGPVQQASWRYSQTHQAILGPFGELLTEDDLVYLEKQIADLQLRRRCQEYESELGRLAAELQALLPEPLVSITVNSHFLPRAPGVEAEEAPTLSAESACSAEASEVAPGGQPLPFWCSHISRLVRSLSLLLKGVHGLVQGDEKPATQPLRDTCREASASPPWSEAQRQIQESGVSVRTLRGNFESASGPLCGFNPGPCEPGAQPRQCLSGCWKALPKPRSVPALGQPRPGDTEEASDSGISCEEVPSEVGVAASQDPASLRKERIVMLFLSHWRRSAYTPALKTAAYRTLEARHTGSQGREATRSPGPPSPPSQGPRLGHLWQQRSTITHLLGNWKAIMAHVPARQLRRLSRRPRGALSPEQFLPHVDGAPVPYSSLSLDLFMLGYFQLLECNLPAEERKARHLLCFEVFEHLGTHGWEAVRTFHKAVTDEVAAGRRAWTDGFEDIKARFFGSSQGPAWDSEPGRKSGLTPLGPLPHAAVPCSGPKPALQRLGTRSQRGSFNCEDICGYIDRSFAFWKEKEAEMFNFGE